A window of the Lactuca sativa cultivar Salinas chromosome 5, Lsat_Salinas_v11, whole genome shotgun sequence genome harbors these coding sequences:
- the LOC111885327 gene encoding protein SRG1, producing MEEKQKLWQEEDNHEGFGQLFVVSEEQKLDWCDMFYITTLPHNLRQFQLFQKLPPVLRDKLEAYSMEIKKLAMAILGQMAKALGIDGEEMSELFDDGVQSMRMNYYPPCPEPESALGFTPHSDADALTILYQLTETEGLQVRKDGKWVSVKPLPNALVVNIGDIMEIITNGVYKSIEHRAIVHSNIERLSVATFYSSSMGTELGPARSLVAQHNIANFRRVPLEEYFKGFFARKLDGKSFLDYMKVEELKKNVT from the exons ATGGAGGAAAAACAGAAGCTCTGGCAGGAAGAAGACAATCATGAAGGTTTTGGTCAGCTTTTCGTTGTATCAGAGGAGCAGAAGCTTGATTGGTGTGACATGTTTTACATAACTACCCTTCCACACAATCTTAGACAATTTCAACTATTTCAAAAGTTACCTCCGGTTCTAAG AGATAAGTTGGAAGCTTACTCTATGGAAATAAAAAAGCTAGCAATGGCTATCTTAGGTCAAATGGCTAAAGCTCTAGGGATTGATGGAGAGGAAATGAGTGAATTGTTTGATGATGGGGTTCAGTCGATGAGAATGAATTACTATCCTCCATGTCCGGAACCGGAATCGGCTTTGGGATTCACTCCTCATTCCGATGCCGATGCTTTAACAATTCTCTATCAATTAACCGAAACAGAGGGACTTCAAGTTCGAAAAGATGGAAAATGGGTATCTGTTAAGCCTCTTCCCAATGCTTTGGTAGTCAACATTGGAGACATAATGGAG ATCATAACTAATGGCGTGTATAAGAGCATCGAGCATCGAGCAATAGTGCATTCAAACATCGAGAGATTATCGGTTGCCACATTTTATAGCTCGAGTATGGGTACTGAATTGGGGCCCGCAAGAAGTCTTGTTGCACAACATAATATAGCAAACTtccgccgagtccctcttgaggAATATTTCAAGGGATTTTTTGCTCGAAAGCTAGATGGAAAGTCATTCTTGGATTATATGAAAGTTGAAGAATTGAAGAAAAATGTTACATAG